In one Candidatus Pelagibacter sp. HTCC7211 genomic region, the following are encoded:
- the ald gene encoding alanine dehydrogenase produces the protein MKIGVPKEIKPQENRIGLTPESVKTLVSEGHEVIVENDAGFEAGFDNEQYTNVGAKIANTASDIFNDAEIIVKVKEPQKVEVDMIRENQIVYTYLHLAAAKELTEGLIKSKSINIAYETVTDDNGRLPLLAPMSAVAGRMSVQAGAHCLEKNQKGRGLLLGGAPGVDGGTVVILGGGVVGENAAIIATGMQAKVHIVDKSEARLKQLVEMFGDKIIPEQSDKIDLNKLVSEADLLVGGVLIPGAEAPKLVTREMIKLMKRGSVIVDVAIDQGGCVETSKPTTHGDPTYIVDDVVHYCVANMPGGVPRTSTLALNNATLPFLVKLANKGYKKALSEDKNFLAGLNVHKGDITYKAVAEVFGHNYVAPEEAIKK, from the coding sequence ATGAAGATAGGCGTACCTAAAGAGATTAAACCTCAAGAAAACAGAATAGGACTAACTCCTGAAAGTGTAAAGACGTTAGTATCTGAAGGTCATGAAGTTATCGTTGAAAACGACGCAGGATTTGAAGCAGGTTTTGATAATGAACAATACACAAATGTTGGTGCTAAAATTGCTAACACCGCTTCTGACATATTTAATGATGCAGAAATAATAGTTAAAGTTAAAGAACCTCAAAAGGTCGAAGTAGATATGATTAGAGAAAATCAAATCGTTTACACATATCTTCATTTAGCAGCAGCAAAAGAATTAACTGAAGGTTTGATTAAATCTAAAAGTATAAATATTGCTTATGAGACGGTAACGGATGACAATGGAAGATTACCATTACTTGCACCTATGAGTGCTGTTGCTGGTCGAATGTCAGTTCAAGCAGGCGCACATTGTTTAGAAAAAAATCAAAAAGGAAGAGGACTTCTTTTAGGTGGAGCACCAGGAGTTGATGGTGGAACTGTAGTCATTTTAGGTGGAGGAGTTGTTGGTGAAAATGCAGCTATAATTGCAACTGGTATGCAAGCAAAAGTTCATATTGTTGATAAATCTGAAGCAAGATTAAAACAATTAGTTGAAATGTTTGGAGACAAAATTATTCCAGAGCAAAGTGATAAAATAGATTTGAATAAATTAGTTTCAGAAGCTGATCTTTTGGTAGGTGGGGTTTTAATTCCTGGAGCAGAAGCTCCAAAATTAGTAACGCGAGAAATGATTAAATTAATGAAAAGAGGATCAGTTATAGTTGATGTAGCAATTGATCAAGGTGGATGTGTTGAAACAAGCAAACCAACAACACATGGTGATCCCACATATATTGTTGATGATGTTGTACACTACTGTGTAGCAAATATGCCAGGAGGCGTTCCAAGAACTTCAACACTGGCATTAAATAATGCAACATTACCTTTTTTAGTAAAACTTGCTAACAAAGGTTATAAAAAAGCATTAAGTGAGGATAAAAATTTTTTAGCTGGATTAAATGTTCATAAAGGAGATATTACTTATAAAGCAGTGGCTGAAGTTTTTGGTCATAATTATGTTGCTCCAGAAGAAGCTATTAAAAAATAA